The Candidatus Nomurabacteria bacterium genomic sequence AAAATATGGGCTCAAGGCGGCTTGCTGGAGTTTAATCTGTCCGATTCGCCAAACAGAAAAGAGATGCAGCCGCATCTCTTTTTCATTTGGCGGAGGAGGGGAGATTCGAACTCCCGCTACAGGTCTCCCCGTACTAACGATTTAGCAAACCGTCCCCTTCAGCCACTTGGGTACTCCTCCGTATTTGGCTTGAAATATTGCTCTCGCAATTCCTTGGGACTCGATAGATTATAGCATAGTGTAAGGGGTCGGACTAGCCCTTGTGTGTTCTACGTCTATTGACTTTATGCTTATTTATTGGTATAGTATTAATATGAAGACAAAGGTTTTCTTGGGAGTACCAATCATTGCTACTATTTTGGTGGCTAGCTTAGTATTTACCCAAGATACTCATGCAGTTAGCCTCAGTATATCTGCCGGCGCCAGTGCTGCAAAGGGTACGGATCAAGCAGCTAATTTATTCGGTCAGACAGGTATGTTTCGTACTATAACCAACGTACTGCTATATCTCATTGGTGCCATAAGCGTCATTATGCTTATCATAGGTGGACTACGATACGTTGTGTCTGGTGGAGACAGTACTGCCGTACAAAATGCGAAAAATACGATTCTTTACGCCATTGTCGGTATCGTCGTTGCAATTTTGGCATATGCTATCGTCAGTTTTGTTATTTCATCGTTCACAGGAGTAGGTGGCGGAGCTGGTGGTGGTGGAGTTGCGCCGACTAATACGTAATTATTTAAGTAATGTATGTAAACTTTTCCAGCATTTCGCTACACTGCGCCGAAAACTCATAGTTGCATCGGCTAAAGCCGCTGCCCGCAAGCTCTAATCAAGCCCGAACAGACAAGAAAATAGACCAGGCATTTGCCTGGTCTATTTTCTTGGCGGAGAGGGCGAGATTCGAACTCGCGGTACCTTTCGGCACGCCGGTTTTCAAGACCGGTACCATCAACCACTCGGTCACCTCTCCTTGTTAAAATGTGCTTCAGCAATAATAGCAGATTTACCCCTGTTAGTCGAGAGTTTGACGACTAATTGAGGCAACCCAAACCTTACCAGCACCAGCATCAAGTAAAGTCTGGGCTGCGTATTTCACGGTCGCCCCAGTTGTAATGACATCATCTATAAGTAGATATGTTGCATTTGGATCTAACTTTTTACGGCAGACAAATGCAGACTTTGCTTGTGACACACGCTCCCGCACTCCCATGCCGCGCTGTGTTGTATTTGTAGCACGACTCAGCGACAAATCGACAGACAGCTTTCGTAAGCCACTAAACTTTCGCGCTACTAATAGCATGTGGTCGTAACCCCTTTGGCGAATATGAGAACCAACTGTAGGTACGGGAACAATAATTGTATTTTTCGGTAATTCAGGCAAATGGGAATGAAGTAGGTCAGCGAGCGGGCCATGTGCTGCTCGCGTGTTACTAAACTTGAAGTCATTTATCAGACTTTCAAGATGATCACGACGGTCGGCGACACACCAGGCGCGCTCATATGGCACACGACATACTCCACATAAACCACTTGCTGGCGCCAGTTGCTTGCCACAGCCCACACACGCAGAGAAAGGTTCGCTTATGATGTCATATTTACAATTATCACATAGCATGGTGCCAATTATTCCGCATCCGGAACAGTGGTGGGGAGCGATAATTGATAGTAGTTGGTCAATCATTGTGATTTTTACGTTTTGACGGCTTGTCCGGTTGATTATATCACCGCTACTGGTTATACTGTAGGGGACAAGTTGTCAAGAGCCTAGAGAAAGTGGAGGATATTTATGGCCCGCAAACAAAATACCAATGACGATCTATTGATCGAAGACGAATTGGCCGCCGCATTCCTGAATGACGACGATCTTTCAAGTAACGCCGATGATGGCGGTGTCGTCATGCATGATGACGAACAGCTTGAAGACGATTTTCCAGGACAGTTGGCAGTCGATGTATACGAAACCGAGGATAAGCTGGTTGTTAAAGCCCGCACAGCCGGTGTAAACAAAGATGAGCTAGACGTCAGTATATCTGACGGCATCCTAACAGTCAGCGGTACGCTGAGCAGTGGTGATGACGCCGATGTTAATAACTGGCACATTCAAGAATGCTACTGGGGCGAGTTTAGTCGTACACTAGCACTTCCTGTTGCCGTTAAGGAAGATGAAGTAGAGGCCGTCTTAAAGGATGGTGTTCTAACCATTACATTTAGCAAGGTTAAGCAAGAACACGCTAAGAAAATTCAGGTTCTGTAAAACTACAGTCCAATCAAAAAACTCCGCGATAATCCGCGGAGTTTTTTGATTAGCAGCTTAATTACTGGCCGCTAGTGAAACTTGAGACAACAAAGTTGACTACAGCGTAGGCGAGAATAGCAACGACCACACCGACAATAGCATAAAGAATCGTATTTTTCGCATTCTGCACAGCCGTACTGTCGCCGCCAGATACAACGTAACGAATACCGCCGATAATAAGCATGATCACACTAATTGCGCCAATGAGGAACAATAGCACGTTGGTAATGGTACGGAATATACCACCCTGGCCACCTGTACCAAAGAGAGTAGACGCGTCACCCTGCTGGTCCTTGCCCTGTGCAGCTCCTGCGCCGTCACTTAGTCCTTGGTTGAATGATGCGTGCACGGGAACAGGTTGCGCGAACAGACCAAAGCCCAATACCAATGCCGGTACGACAAGCGCCGCCGACAGAAGTTGTTTGATTTTACTTTTCATGTATGAACCTTTCATTTTGATTACTTTACTACTTTTATACCAGATGACGGGAGTTTTGTTAAGTGCTAACCATTAACTTTTAAACGCACCGAGAACGAAGTTGACGATGGCGTACGCTAAGATAGCGACAACTAAACCAATAACCGCATACAGCACAACGTCCTTTGCTGATTTCACTGCTTGCGCGTCACCGTTACTCGTCGCGTAACGAATACCACCGATGATAATCATTATGACCGCAACAGCACCCAAGAGAAACAGGAGTACGTTCACGACTGTTTTAATTTTATCTTGAAGATCTTGCGTACCTGTCTGAGTACCGCCAACAGACGTAACTCCGCCTTGTATGCTATCAATTGGGCTTTGGGCTAAAACAGTTGAAGGCAACAGTGGTGCTGTAGCCAATCCAACTGTTGTCATAATGCCGAGAAGTAGTGTACGTAGTTTATTCATATGGTTTCTCCTATTAGTTTCCTTTCAGTCGTGCCAGTACGAAGTTGACAATTGCATACGCCATGATTGCAACGACGAGGCCTATAACAGCATACAACACGGTGTCTTTGGCAGATTTAATCTGTTGTGAATCACCATTACTTGTGGTGTATCTGATACCCCCTATGATAATCATGATCACAGCAACTATACCTAGCACGAATAAAATCATGTTGATAATGTTTGTCATAATAGAGGTGAAGCTGTCGCCAGTTGCGCCACAAATCTGACTCTGGCCAGCGCTAGAGGAGGCTCCGCCACCGGTAGTAGCACCACCAGCACCGCCACCAGGGCAATTCTGAAACACATTAATAGCCATAGCTGGCACTGGCATAAAACTAGTAAAAATAAGACTGAGACTAATGAGTAATGGTGATAGATATTTTTTCATACGTCCTCCTTTATTTTGCGACTTGCTGCAATATGAATTGTGTTATACCGGCCGCCATGATGACCACAATTAAACCAACGACAGCATAGGTGATAGTGTTCTTTGCTGCCTGGATCTGACTACTGTCACCGTTGGCACCTACATAGCGAACACCTCCGATGATAATAGCAAGTACCGCAACAATGCCTGCAATGAAATAAACGACGCCCAGTAAGTTACCAACCGTAGTACCTGTAATACTAGTAGGGGCACCCTGAAGGTTCAAATCTTCTTTTGAAATCTTAATTGTGTTGTTTGAAGTTGCCATTATTTGATACTCCCAGCAATAAATTGAACAATGGCAATCGCCATAATTGAAATAACCAGACCAATGATAGCATTTTGGATGGTTTTGCGAGCAGCAACAGTGCCGCTACTGTTGTCACCCTGTGTCATATATTTAAACCCTCCCCATATAATGAATATGAGTGATGCGTAACCAACGACGTAAAGTAACATATCTACAATGTTCATGGCGATAATCGTCAGCCATGTGCCAAACCTTTTACCAGTGTCGCCACTACCAACCTCATTGGGTGATTTTATACTTCCGTCACTTTTACATAGTCCATCGTACCAATGGGGGAAAATAGTGATACTTCCGCCACACGGATTAGAGCCGCCCGCAGAACTTGCGACGGTAGGCGCCGCATTAACGTATGACACCGGTAGTAGAGTAAATGCCGCAAGACTTATGAAAGTAATAGCAATTTTATATCTTATATTTCGTAACATGTCGCATCTATCCTATCACGCCACCAGGTACCAGCCAATTGATAATTGCAATGGTAAAACCATAAAGTAACAGACCAATGACAATATTTCGAATGATTGTTTTTGACTGATCTAGCTGGGATTGATTGTCGCGAGCAGACGCATAGAGAATTGCAGCATACGCCAAACCGCCAGTCGCCACCACTCCGATGAGTATAGTTAGTACGTTTGTCGCTATTTTTATCAAAGCACCAATTGTACCTATACCAGTTTTATCGCTACAGGAAATCAATTGAGTTTTAGTAGTACCACATGAACCTGCAGCGTATACAGGTGCAGCACTAACACCAAGCAGGACGGCAAAAAGCGCAATGGTGATTTTTATTTTTTTCATCATATCTTGGCGCTATTTTATCACGCCTCCGGGTACTAGCCAATTGATGATAGCAATCATAAATCCATACACAAATAAACCTATCACGATATCGCGAATCCGCTTCCGTGCGTTTGATACGGCTCCTTGGTCGTCTTGAGCCTGTGCGTACTGAATTGACTCCCACACTATACCGCCGACAGCCCCTATACCAACCAGTATCGAAAGTGCCTGCACGACATACTGAAGCACCGTACTAAGTACCTCTCCGCCCCTAGCATTTGTGTCGCAGTTTATAAGATTAGTCTTTGCTTGGCCACATCCGCCTTTAACCGTAGAGGTTGTCGTACCTGGACCGCCAGCATCATTAACACTTGAACCGTCTGGGCAATTACCGTTTGCATCCGCCGTGCTGCCATCCTTACACTTAGGAGGCGTGGGTGGCGGCGGCAATGTACACTTATTATTTACCCATGTACCTCCGGCAGCAGAGCATTCATTTGGCGACTTCGCCTTCGTTGCCATACATTGCTGCAGTGTATCGTTGGTAATTTTTGTTCCCGTACCACCATTCTGGTCATAACACTCATTAATCGAGTTATCGATGTTTGTCTCGCACTGCTTTATCTGATTAACATCACTAAGATTAGCGTTGTTACAGGCGCTCGCCACATAGCTATCTATGCGATCCTGTTTAGTCTTCGAGTTCGTATTGTAGTCTTGGCCCCCGACCGCTGCGTTACGCTGGTCAATGGCGTTGTCTATGCCACACCCAGACCCCAAGGTAACTAGCCACAAATCCGTTGGCCCTGAACCATCCGCACCAACATTACCGTTATTACACGTTGTTGCAAACGCTAAAACATCTTTGTCATTACACGCGGTAGTGTCTATTTCATTGGTATAACAAGATACAAGTGCGTTCGAACAGTTACCCTCTTCAGTACCTGGTACATAAGAAATGGAGCTAAGGCCACCTATCTGTGCCGTGTTTGCACACTGCCTAACCGCAGCAAGACAGTCACTAGCCTTTATGTATTGCGATACCGACTTGCAGTTACCGCTTACACATGTACCATCATCCTTTGAGCCAGAGCAAGACGCCTGCGCTGCGTCCTCATACACAAATGAAAAAGAAAATGATGCGGCGATTATACTGACAATTACGAGTAGTTTTTTCATGAACAATGTTATTCTCTTAATATTCATCCGTCACGCAGACTAAAATAGTTTATTCTTAAGATACATGTCTCTATAAAATTACACAAGCGAAATGAATTGAGATACCCTGATCATTTTGCACCTATTCAGACGGTGCTTTAATAGAGAGTGTGTCGGGATAGGTGATTATCATTGTTGTAGTTGCGGGCACGCGGTCTTTATTGTCACTAATATTTTGAAGCTTCGTTATCTTACCAGATGTCTTATTAATCCAAAACTTCACTTTCACAACACCAGATTGTTGATTGGCAGTCGCGTAGGATACGGTGCGACCAAGCAACTTATCTACCTGTAAACTGGCTGTCTTTAATCCGTTCTGATTCAGAATAATCGTATAAATATCTGTGTCGTTGCCTGAATTAACGCCATCAATTGTATAAACGTTATTTTCCTTCACGATGTCCAATAGGCTTTGAACTCCGTCACCAAAATTGCCAGCAAATACATATCTTGGTATCGTGCTAGCAGTAAATCTTAGACCAAATGGGTCATATGCCGACACGTCCGCTTTTTTGCTCAGATCGCTTAGATGTTTCCATACACCCGTTTGGACTAAGCCGTTTGGAGCCATAGTGCCAGACACATTGTCAATCTGAGAAAACTTCGCGTAAAAATCTCCTGAATCTAAAGCGATTAATGACCCCGCAACTCTACCTTTATTAAGCCCATACGCATCGCTATCTTTAGATACGGAGACACTGTAATTAACGTCCACCCTAGGCGCACTCTTCATGGAGAAGTCTGATGTCGTCGTCATGTCTATCTTCAATGATTCACTACTGGCGGTTCCGTCTGCAACGATTTTGATATATTTTTCGTTCGCAAACTGTCTAATTGCTTGATAAAACTCTCTCTCCGGGACGCCTTGTACCCATACAAATACCGCCGCGCCAAGACCACCAACCAATAGAATTATGAGTGTGACTGTAAATATAAGCTTCAACTTTTTATTAGATTTCGACCGCTGGCCCGTTGCGGGATCAAGGTGTAAGTAATCAGGAACTTGATAGGGCATACCGTTTTGATTTGAGTTTTGTTGATTTGGTTGCATTGATAAACTAATTATATCACTTACGCTTATCTCTTGTTTTCATTGACACCATAACCAGTATGGCAGATACTATAAGGGTATATGATGCAGCGCTTGTCGAACCAACTGTTTGGCGGATCGCGCACACTTCTTCGGCGTGGGGCGTTATTCATGTTTGCCGGTGTTATGGCACTAGTCGTGACAGTATCGCCACTTGCAACACGTCCAGCATCAGCTCTTAGTTTTAGTCTGACCGGCAACAGTTGCGCCATCGAAACTGTAGGGTGGGTTGTTTGCCCCACGATGCGCTCTATTGCGCGCCTAGCTGACTATGGTTTTTCCTATATAAATCAAAGTTCTCTCGCTATAAACTATAAAATTTTCGATAATTCGAGCAAAACCTTCAAGGCATGGGAAATCATGCGCAACATCGCCAACGGCATGTTTGTTGTAGTCTTTTTATACATTATATATGGCTACCTTATAGGTCGAACCGGCGGAAACTACACCATCAAGCGGCTACTACCACGCCTCGTAATCACAGCCATCGTCGTCAACACTTCGTATTTCCTAGGGGTTATTCTAGTTGATATATCAAATATTATCGGTGATTCCATATGGAGTATATTGAAAAATATTTACGGCAACGGCAGTCCTGTCATGCCAATTGGCGGAAGCGCCAATCCACTTAGTGATGGCAATTTGACCAAAATGGCCGCGGCTGCCATGGGCAACACAGGAATGGTATGGGTACTAATGCCTCTAATTGCTGCCGTCACTATTACTGTCGCTATCATCAGCGCCGCCATGGTGATACTTGTCATCATGCGCGAAGCACTTGTTGCCGCACTTATTTTTGCGTCACCGTTATTAATAGTCCTTTATATATTGCCCAATGTTGAGCGTTTTTCCGGACAAGCAATACGACTATTCCTACAGCTCTTGTTGCTGTACCCAATTATTGCGCTACTGTTAGGAACTGGTCAAATTGTCAGCCTGGCGGCCGGTAGCTGGAGTAATACATCTGCATTTTACGGCGGTGGAACTATGAGTATTGTGCCCGACCTTGTTGCTGCGGCAGCAGCCGTAGTACCCTTACTAGCCGTATGGTTCGTCTTTAAGAATATGTCGTCCATCATGAACGCTGCCGGTACACGATTAACTGCAAGCATTTCCGGTCGACGAGGGGGTGGTAAAGAT encodes the following:
- a CDS encoding ComF family protein, coding for MIDQLLSIIAPHHCSGCGIIGTMLCDNCKYDIISEPFSACVGCGKQLAPASGLCGVCRVPYERAWCVADRRDHLESLINDFKFSNTRAAHGPLADLLHSHLPELPKNTIIVPVPTVGSHIRQRGYDHMLLVARKFSGLRKLSVDLSLSRATNTTQRGMGVRERVSQAKSAFVCRKKLDPNATYLLIDDVITTGATVKYAAQTLLDAGAGKVWVASISRQTLD
- a CDS encoding Hsp20/alpha crystallin family protein translates to MARKQNTNDDLLIEDELAAAFLNDDDLSSNADDGGVVMHDDEQLEDDFPGQLAVDVYETEDKLVVKARTAGVNKDELDVSISDGILTVSGTLSSGDDADVNNWHIQECYWGEFSRTLALPVAVKEDEVEAVLKDGVLTITFSKVKQEHAKKIQVL